The Clarias gariepinus isolate MV-2021 ecotype Netherlands chromosome 24, CGAR_prim_01v2, whole genome shotgun sequence region CACACAAGAAGTAGGTGtggttaagtgtgtgtgtgcgtgtgtgtaagcatGCACCTGACCAACTTtgtttgtctgtgtgaactgtctATGTCTAagattatgtgtatgtgtgtttgtgtctggcTGTTTGTCTGTATGGGACGTCTCTCTGTCTgatcatctacagtatgtgtctgtttattttgtatgtgcTGCTGTCTGTctatgtctgtatgtatgtgtgtttgagagagagagagagagagaaagagtttgaTAGAAACTACTTCTGTAATTAGTTCTGCTAAATGCTGTAAACataaatgtctgtctgtctgtcagactAACTGCTTGTCGTTCTATGTTTCTGTCCATCACTATCACTTTACCTGCTATGGTTTACAGAAGCATCATTTCTGTCTATTTTGCTGTTCTGAATGAAGATCTCTTTGTCTTTCCCAGGTGGCACATCACAGTGCAGTGACAAACTAGAAAACATGACAAGCGAAACCACACTGGGGATCCAACTGCAGGAGAAGGACAGAAAACTTAAGGAGATGAGGACAGAGCtcaaaaaactgaaaactgagttggcagaaaaaaatgaggagcttaaaaagaaagagagtcTACTAACCTTATCAGAAAGACATCAAAAGCATGTCCAGGACAAAGGGAAAGACAGACAGTTGAGGGAAATAACTcagaatgaaaagaaattaaaggagGTCAAAGCTGAGTTGGACAATACAATAAAGAATTTAGAACAGATACAGAAAGAATTGCAAATTGTGAGCAAACATCTGAGTGAGGAGATAAAGGtatgtgaaattaataaaagtgAACTGGATTTAATGCAAAGGAAGCTGCAAgagaaaaacaagcaaatatAGGAGATTGTATCCTGAGTCTTTCCACATCTGATAACGCTGATgaattctaatttttttaactgactaaatttatttcttttgattttttttactttagattaTTAGTAGCTGTTTGGTGATTTAAATCTTTATGCCATAATTACTAGCTAACTTGTAGCCAGTTGTTTCTCTCTGCAGCTCTTTCCCTTTGTGTCATGCTGTCACTTTTTCTCACGTTCTCATGTTTTCCCCTAGCCCGCGTTTCCGCCCTGTCTGCTCACCTGTTTCTCATTCTCTCCACTGATTATTCCAGTGATTTAACCACTTAAattgctggattattgtgtgttttcatACCTCGATTTTTTCGCGTTTATTTTCTCTTCGGATTTCATGTTGCCAAGCTCGCTTTGTTTCTCGTTTTCGCTTTCGGTTTCTCGTCTCGGATTTTTTTGCCTCATT contains the following coding sequences:
- the LOC128512095 gene encoding DNA ligase 1-like, whose protein sequence is MRIILKQLRTEKIKHFKEIERLQTESERQLMQRDKHVQEKEETGGTSQCSDKLENMTSETTLGIQLQEKDRKLKEMRTELKKLKTELAEKNEELKKKESLLTLSERHQKHVQDKGKDRQLREITQNEKKLKEVKAELDNTIKNLEQIQKELQIVSKHLSEEIKVCEINKSELDLMQRKLQEKNKQI